GGAATACCGGTTAATTTTATCTGAAGGTCCACCATATCATCCACATAACTCTCGATACGGTGAAAAATCCGGGCCTTGGTTTTCTGGTTAATCATAGACAGGGTCCTTTGAAAAACCAGAAAACTCCGCCGTCTTCAGGCTGTCCTGATGTCCATTTTTTCCATGATAAATCGAAGAATGACGGTACTGATTGCTTCCACTTCGCAAGGGGCACGCCTCGATCATGGTAACGTGTTCTCTTTTCCTTTAAAGATCATTGTTTCCGTTTCCGCATGAAATTGCTGATTCCCAGAACAATTAAAATGGCTGGCAACAGATATGTACCCAAAGCGTGGAGACTCAAATTCCAATTCTTCATCGAAAGGAAGACCAAACCGACAACGAGAATCAACCATCCGCCGATATCCTTGATTTTCTGCATAAGCATAGAAGAGGCGATAACCAAAAGCAGAATCGGCCAGCTTTTTTCGAACCCATAAATACCCATGTTGTTGAGAAGAAGCAAACAACCCAAGGTAATGAGAATCGAGGCGCCGGTTAAAATATCGACCTTTTTCCTCCTGCTCATACAATAACCTCCGTCACCATGTACTTTTCAGATCATTGTTTCTCCATTTTTTCCGCTATTTTCATAAAAGGCCTGATCAAATCGATCGGAATAGGGAAAATCGTCGTCGAGTTATTTTCCGCTGAAACCTGAACGAGGGTCTGGAGATAGCGCAACTGCAGGGAAATGGGTTCGGTGGCAATCACCGACGCCGCATCGGTTAACTTCCGGGCCGCCTGAAATTCTCCTTCGGCGTTGATGATCTTCGCCCGTCGCTCGCGTTCCGCCTCCGCCTGTTTGGCCATGGCCCGTTTCATCTCCTCCGGCAGGTCAATATGTTTGACTTCGACCAGGGTGACCTTAATCCCCCACGGGCCACTGCTTCGATCGAGGATTTCCTGAATATTGAGATTAATTTTCTCCCGTTCCGCGAGGATTTCATCCAGTTCAAACTGACCGCAGACGCTTCGCAGGGTGGTCTGGGCCAGTTGGGAGGTTGCATAAAGGTAGTTTTCCACTTCCACCACCGCCGAATTGGCATCGACAACACGAAAATAGATAACGGCATTGACCTTGATGGATACATTGTCCCGGGTAATGACATCCTGGGGTGGTACATCCATTGCGATCGTCCGCATGTCGACCTTGATCATTTTATCCACAACAGGGATCAAGATGATGATACCGGGGCCTTTTGTATCGATGATTCGACCCAGCCGGAAAATAACCCCCCGTTCGTATTCATTGAGAACCCGGATCGCAGATGCGAGAAACATGACCACAAGGACAACAATAACTATCATGGTATAGTCAAACATAAAACGACCTCCTTCAATTGATTTCTTCCACGTTAAGAGTCAATCCTTCGACACTGTTCACTCGAATCTGTTTGCCTTGGACGATATTCCCGTCGCTTTTGGCATTCCAATATTCGCCTTTTATCAGAACCTTTCCGTGGTCGTGAATATCCGTCACGGCCACGCCTTCCATGCCTTCCATCTCCTCCTTTCCCGTAAGTTTTTTCCTCAATTGCGCCTTGACGACCAAACTGATCACCGCAACAAAGAAAAGGGACAAAACCGTCACCACGGGTACCAGAATCTGCAGGGAAACGCGCAGAGCGGGTTCCGGAGAATCAAAGAGTAAAAGAGATCCCATCACCAGGGAAATGATTCCGGCGACTGTCAACAGACCATGACTGATCACTTTGATTTCCGCGATAAACAAAACAATGGCGAAAAGAATCAAAAGCACCCCGGCATAATTAACCGGAAGGGTCTGGAGGGCAAAAAAGGCCAGAATCAGGGACATGCCGCCGATCACACCCGGGAGAATCGCCCCCGGGTTGGAAAACTCAAAGTACAACCCTGCGAGCCCGATGAGAAAGAGGATATAGGCGATATTGGGATTACTTATCGTTGACAGAATCTGTAAGCGGAGCCCCATCTTCTTTTCTCTGATTTGAGCGTGACGCGTTTTCAGCACCTGCTCACCCTTCGGAAGAACGATACGTCGGTTATCGATCTGCGAGAGAAGATGGTTCACATCTGATGCCACGATATCGATCACTCCAAGTTTCAGAGCTTCCTCAGCTGTAATGGATTCACTTTTCAAGACCGCCTTTGCCGCCCATTCCTCGTTTCGACCACGCTTTTTGGCTATACCTTTCACATAAGCCACAGCATCCTTTTCCACTTTTTCCGCCATCGTCTCGTCCATTTGGCCGCCAATCCCGATGGCAACAGGGTGTGCGGCACCAATGTTCGTCCCGGGCGTCATGGCAGCCACGTGAGCGGCAATCGTGATAATGACCCCAGCGGAGGCAGCGCGTGCTCCTGACGGGTGAATAAAGACAATCACCGGTAACGGGGCGTTGAGGATGCTTTTCGCGATTGTCCTCATGCTTGTGTCAAGCCCACCGGGTGTATCCATAAGAATGACCAAACCAGACGCAGACATTTTCGCCGACTCCTCGATACACTGCCCGATATATTCGGCAATTGGTGGCGTGATCGTGGCATCGACGGTGATCACGTCGAAAACAGGCGGCGTCCCCTCTGCACCAGCCAGACCGTACAAACCGAGGAGAAGGCATATGAGGAAGGCAGCGACTCCTGTTCCCTTGTCACCCGTTACTCTCCTCACCGCCCGTACTCCTTCTTCATTTTATGGGATTTATGATTTTTCAACAGTTTGTAACCGTTTCATGAT
This Deltaproteobacteria bacterium DNA region includes the following protein-coding sequences:
- a CDS encoding slipin family protein — protein: MFDYTMIVIVVLVVMFLASAIRVLNEYERGVIFRLGRIIDTKGPGIIILIPVVDKMIKVDMRTIAMDVPPQDVITRDNVSIKVNAVIYFRVVDANSAVVEVENYLYATSQLAQTTLRSVCGQFELDEILAEREKINLNIQEILDRSSGPWGIKVTLVEVKHIDLPEEMKRAMAKQAEAERERRAKIINAEGEFQAARKLTDAASVIATEPISLQLRYLQTLVQVSAENNSTTIFPIPIDLIRPFMKIAEKMEKQ
- a CDS encoding nodulation protein NfeD — encoded protein: MSASGLVILMDTPGGLDTSMRTIAKSILNAPLPVIVFIHPSGARAASAGVIITIAAHVAAMTPGTNIGAAHPVAIGIGGQMDETMAEKVEKDAVAYVKGIAKKRGRNEEWAAKAVLKSESITAEEALKLGVIDIVASDVNHLLSQIDNRRIVLPKGEQVLKTRHAQIREKKMGLRLQILSTISNPNIAYILFLIGLAGLYFEFSNPGAILPGVIGGMSLILAFFALQTLPVNYAGVLLILFAIVLFIAEIKVISHGLLTVAGIISLVMGSLLLFDSPEPALRVSLQILVPVVTVLSLFFVAVISLVVKAQLRKKLTGKEEMEGMEGVAVTDIHDHGKVLIKGEYWNAKSDGNIVQGKQIRVNSVEGLTLNVEEIN